A single window of Mycolicibacterium madagascariense DNA harbors:
- the hpf gene encoding ribosome hibernation-promoting factor, HPF/YfiA family, translating into MSMQSVDATRSTVMDQPDEPHDAPRAEVVVKGRNVEVPDHFRTYVSEKLARLERFDRTIYLFDVELDHERNRRQRKNCQHVEITARGKGPVARGEACADSFYAALESAVSKLENRLRRAKDRRKIHYGDKTPVSLAEATAITPPFDPAPTPSVEEAVAPEDHEPGRIVRTKEHTATPMKVDDALYEMELVGHDFFLFHDQETDKPTVVYRRHAYDYGLIRLA; encoded by the coding sequence ATGTCAATGCAATCCGTGGACGCTACCCGTTCGACCGTGATGGACCAGCCCGACGAACCGCACGATGCGCCGAGGGCCGAGGTCGTCGTCAAGGGCCGCAACGTCGAAGTACCCGATCACTTCCGCACCTACGTTTCGGAGAAGCTGGCCCGTCTGGAGCGCTTCGACCGCACCATCTACCTGTTCGACGTCGAACTCGACCACGAACGCAACCGCCGTCAGCGCAAGAACTGTCAGCACGTCGAGATCACCGCGCGCGGGAAGGGCCCCGTCGCACGCGGCGAGGCGTGTGCCGACAGTTTCTACGCCGCGCTCGAGTCGGCGGTGAGCAAACTCGAGAACCGGCTGCGCCGCGCCAAGGACCGCCGCAAGATCCACTACGGCGACAAGACGCCCGTGTCGCTGGCCGAGGCCACCGCGATCACCCCGCCGTTCGACCCCGCGCCGACGCCCTCCGTCGAGGAGGCCGTGGCGCCCGAGGATCACGAACCGGGCCGCATCGTGCGCACCAAGGAGCACACCGCCACGCCGATGAAGGTCGACGACGCGCTCTACGAGATGGAACTGGTCGGTCACGACTTCTTCCTGTTCCACGACCAGGAGACCGACAAGCCCACCGTGGTCTACCGGCGCCACGCCTACGACTACGGGCTGATCCGGCTGGCCTGA
- a CDS encoding ComF family protein has product MLDLVLPRECGGCGAPATRWCPTCACALAVSSDHPVVITPRLDPGVPVLSLGRYAGPRRAAILAMKEHGRTDLIGPLSVAVGAAVTRLLDWGIVEAPLTVVPAPTKWTSARRRGGDPVTAIARAAAGAHVGVDPALRLRAFTRDSVGLTPDQRVRNVAGRVLLRHAVPGEVLLLDDVVTTGATGSEAVRVLQTAGSRVAAMLAIAHA; this is encoded by the coding sequence CTGCTCGACCTCGTCCTGCCGCGCGAGTGCGGCGGCTGCGGTGCGCCCGCGACGCGGTGGTGTCCCACGTGCGCCTGCGCGCTGGCCGTCTCGTCGGATCACCCCGTGGTGATCACGCCGCGCCTGGACCCCGGCGTCCCGGTGCTGTCCCTGGGCCGCTACGCCGGGCCGCGCCGTGCCGCGATCCTGGCGATGAAGGAGCACGGCCGCACCGATCTGATCGGGCCGCTGTCGGTGGCGGTCGGTGCGGCGGTCACCCGCCTGCTCGACTGGGGCATCGTCGAGGCGCCCCTGACGGTGGTGCCCGCGCCGACGAAGTGGACCTCGGCGCGGCGGCGCGGCGGAGATCCGGTCACCGCCATCGCGCGGGCCGCGGCGGGTGCGCACGTCGGCGTCGATCCCGCCCTGCGACTGCGGGCGTTCACCAGGGACTCGGTGGGGCTGACGCCGGATCAGCGCGTGCGCAACGTCGCGGGCCGGGTGCTGCTGCGCCACGCGGTGCCGGGGGAGGTGCTGCTGCTCGACGACGTCGTGACCACCGGCGCGACGGGCAGCGAAGCGGTACGCGTGCTGCAAACTGCCGGGAGCCGGGTTGCTGCGATGCTCGCCATCGCGCACGCCTGA
- the secA gene encoding preprotein translocase subunit SecA, whose product MLSKLLRLGEGRMVKRLKRVAEYVNTLSDDVEKLSDDELRAKTEEFKKRVAGGETLDDILPEAFAVAREAAWRVLNQRPFDVQIMGGAALHYGNVAEMKTGEGKTLTCVLPAYLNALSGNGVHVVTVNDYLAKRDSEWMGRVHRFLGLEVGVILGQMTPDERRVAYAADITYGTNNEFGFDYLRDNMAHTVEDMVQRGHNYAIVDEVDSILIDEARTPLIISGPADGASNWYVEFARLAPLMEKDVHYEVDIRKRTVGVHEIGVEFVEDQLGIDNLYEAANSPLVSYLNNALKAKELFARDKDYIVRDGEVVIVDEFTGRVLVGRRYNEGMHQAIEAKEHVEIKAENQTLATITLQNYFRLYDKLAGMTGTAQTEAAELHEIYGLGVVPIPTNREMIRTDQTDLIYKTEEAKYIAVVDDVGERYEKGQPVLIGTTSVERSEYLSKQFTKRRIPHNVLNAKYHEQEANIIAEAGRRNAVTVATNMAGRGTDIVLGGNVDFLADKRLRARGLDPVETPDEYEAAWDGVLAQVKAEAEAEAKEVREVGGLYVLGTERHESRRIDNQLRGRSGRQGDPGESRFYLSLGDELMRRFNGATLESLLTRLNLPEDVPIEANMVTRAIKSAQTQVEQQNFEVRKNVLKYDEVMNQQRKVIYAERRLILEGEEVQEQAKQMIEDVITAYVDGATAEGYAEDWDLAALWDALKMLYPVGIDHRDLIDSGAVGEEGELTRDELREALLADARRAYAEREAELTELGGEGAMRQLERSVLLTTIDRKWREHLYEMDYLKEGIGLRAMAQRDPLVEYQREGYDMFMGMLDGLKEESVGLLFNAQVQAAAPPPASQVGATAAPPNLAQFAAEAAARARQGDADGSVATQERTPQPAPALRVKGIDEEQSRPMTYSGPAEDGSTEVQRDGGGGGRHAAGGGGTRRERREAARKQSRSASKARRG is encoded by the coding sequence GTGCTGTCGAAGTTGCTCCGTCTCGGCGAAGGCCGCATGGTCAAGCGTCTCAAGAGGGTGGCTGAGTATGTCAACACCCTGTCCGACGACGTCGAGAAGCTGTCCGACGACGAACTGCGCGCCAAGACCGAGGAGTTCAAGAAGCGGGTCGCCGGCGGCGAGACGCTCGACGACATCCTGCCCGAGGCCTTCGCCGTCGCCAGGGAGGCCGCCTGGCGGGTGCTGAACCAGCGGCCGTTCGACGTCCAGATCATGGGTGGCGCGGCGCTGCACTACGGCAACGTCGCCGAGATGAAGACCGGTGAGGGCAAGACCCTGACCTGTGTGCTCCCCGCGTATCTGAATGCGTTGTCCGGCAACGGAGTTCACGTCGTCACCGTCAACGACTACCTGGCCAAGCGCGACAGCGAGTGGATGGGCCGCGTGCACCGCTTCCTCGGCCTCGAGGTCGGCGTCATCCTCGGGCAGATGACGCCCGACGAGCGCCGGGTGGCCTACGCCGCCGACATCACCTACGGCACCAACAACGAGTTCGGCTTCGACTACCTGCGCGACAACATGGCCCACACCGTCGAGGACATGGTGCAGCGCGGCCACAACTACGCCATCGTCGACGAGGTCGACTCGATCCTCATCGACGAGGCCCGCACCCCGCTCATCATCTCCGGCCCCGCCGACGGCGCGTCGAACTGGTACGTCGAGTTCGCCCGGCTGGCGCCGCTGATGGAGAAGGACGTCCACTACGAGGTGGACATCCGCAAGCGCACGGTCGGCGTGCACGAGATCGGCGTCGAGTTCGTCGAGGACCAGCTCGGCATCGACAATCTCTACGAGGCCGCCAACTCGCCCCTGGTCAGCTACCTCAACAACGCGTTGAAGGCCAAGGAGCTGTTCGCCCGCGACAAGGACTACATCGTCCGCGACGGCGAGGTCGTCATCGTCGACGAGTTCACCGGGCGCGTGCTGGTGGGCCGCCGCTACAACGAGGGCATGCACCAGGCCATCGAGGCCAAGGAGCACGTCGAGATCAAGGCCGAGAACCAGACCCTGGCCACGATCACCCTGCAGAACTACTTCCGCCTCTACGACAAGCTCGCAGGCATGACCGGCACCGCCCAGACCGAGGCCGCCGAGCTGCACGAGATCTACGGCCTCGGCGTGGTGCCCATCCCGACGAACCGGGAGATGATCCGCACCGACCAGACCGACCTCATCTACAAGACCGAGGAAGCCAAGTACATCGCCGTCGTCGACGACGTCGGCGAGCGCTACGAGAAGGGGCAGCCGGTCCTCATCGGCACCACCAGCGTCGAACGCTCGGAGTACCTGTCCAAGCAGTTCACCAAGCGCCGCATCCCGCACAACGTGCTCAACGCGAAGTACCACGAGCAGGAGGCGAACATCATCGCCGAGGCGGGCCGGCGCAACGCCGTCACCGTCGCCACCAACATGGCGGGCCGCGGTACCGACATCGTGCTCGGCGGCAACGTCGACTTCCTCGCCGACAAGCGGCTGCGCGCCCGCGGCCTCGATCCGGTCGAGACGCCCGACGAGTACGAGGCCGCCTGGGACGGCGTCCTGGCACAGGTCAAGGCCGAAGCCGAGGCGGAGGCCAAGGAGGTCCGCGAGGTCGGCGGACTCTACGTGCTGGGCACCGAGCGCCACGAATCCCGCCGCATCGACAACCAGCTGCGCGGTCGCTCCGGGCGCCAGGGCGATCCCGGCGAATCGCGGTTCTACCTGTCACTCGGCGACGAACTCATGCGCCGATTCAACGGCGCCACCCTGGAGTCGCTGCTGACCCGGCTGAACCTGCCGGAGGACGTGCCGATCGAGGCCAACATGGTGACCAGGGCCATCAAGAGCGCACAGACGCAGGTCGAGCAGCAGAACTTCGAGGTCCGCAAGAACGTCCTGAAGTACGACGAGGTGATGAACCAGCAGCGCAAGGTCATCTACGCCGAACGCCGACTGATCCTCGAGGGCGAAGAGGTCCAGGAGCAGGCCAAGCAGATGATCGAGGACGTCATCACGGCCTACGTCGACGGTGCCACCGCCGAGGGCTACGCCGAGGACTGGGATCTCGCGGCGCTGTGGGATGCGCTCAAGATGCTCTACCCGGTCGGCATCGACCACCGCGACCTCATCGACTCCGGCGCCGTCGGCGAGGAGGGCGAGCTGACGCGCGACGAGCTGCGCGAGGCGCTGCTGGCCGACGCCCGACGGGCCTACGCCGAGCGCGAGGCCGAGCTGACCGAACTCGGCGGCGAGGGTGCCATGCGCCAGCTCGAGCGAAGCGTGCTGCTCACCACGATCGACCGCAAGTGGCGCGAGCACCTCTACGAGATGGACTACCTCAAGGAGGGCATCGGGCTGCGCGCGATGGCGCAGCGCGACCCGCTGGTCGAGTACCAGCGCGAGGGCTACGACATGTTCATGGGCATGCTCGACGGTCTGAAGGAGGAGTCGGTCGGGCTGCTGTTCAACGCCCAGGTGCAGGCGGCGGCGCCCCCGCCCGCCTCGCAGGTCGGCGCCACCGCCGCGCCGCCCAACCTGGCCCAGTTCGCCGCGGAGGCCGCCGCACGTGCCCGCCAGGGCGACGCCGACGGCTCCGTCGCCACGCAGGAGCGGACGCCGCAACCCGCCCCGGCGTTGCGCGTGAAGGGCATCGACGAGGAGCAGTCGCGCCCGATGACGTACTCCGGGCCGGCCGAGGACGGGTCGACCGAGGTGCAGCGCGACGGCGGTGGTGGCGGCAGGCATGCCGCCGGTGGCGGCGGGACGCGGCGCGAACGTCGGGAGGCGGCGCGCAAGCAGAGCCGGAGCGCGTCCAAGGCGCGCCGCGGGTAG
- a CDS encoding alpha/beta hydrolase — MRLTAEGAWDAGGVSLLTGWLPIALQLVAAALLVIAVGWRTRRWRLLGVPVAAAIGVLAAAATYAYFAVTRISGDRSAPVAFWAWTALSGFAIAVLVLGWRRTSWWRRTVSVVSVPAALLCVALALNVWTGYVPTVQSGWDQVTGKPLPGEVSLSAAMAMRARGQKPPDGGAIVRITTPDTASGFWHREELVYLPPAWFTADPSPVLPAVMMIGGQLGTPEDWFRSGGAKQVIDDFAKDHSGFAPVFVFPDASGSFANDTECVNGPRGHAADHLTKEIIPTVVSTFGTSPDRTGWGIAGWSMGGTCAITLTARDPQLFSAFLDIDGDAFPNAGESEQDTIDTLFGGNADAFRSFDPAMVMAAHGPYPPTAGWINVSDDIPTIYRAGQSHGARDPGPRPYPSDRPTIANYLCAVASSNGIDCSVVSIPSNHDWPSGGQALRHALPWLAGRLGTPDVPQIPLPGVPPTTS, encoded by the coding sequence ATGCGGCTAACTGCGGAGGGGGCCTGGGATGCCGGTGGCGTCTCACTCCTGACCGGATGGCTGCCGATCGCGCTGCAGCTGGTCGCGGCGGCGCTGCTGGTGATCGCCGTGGGATGGCGCACGCGGCGGTGGCGCCTGCTGGGGGTGCCCGTGGCGGCCGCGATCGGTGTGCTCGCCGCAGCAGCAACGTATGCGTACTTCGCGGTGACCCGCATCTCCGGGGACCGTTCCGCACCGGTCGCGTTCTGGGCGTGGACGGCGCTCAGCGGGTTCGCGATCGCCGTGCTCGTCCTCGGCTGGCGTCGCACCTCGTGGTGGCGCCGCACGGTCTCGGTGGTGTCGGTGCCCGCGGCGCTGCTGTGCGTCGCACTGGCGCTCAACGTCTGGACCGGCTACGTGCCCACGGTCCAGAGCGGCTGGGATCAGGTGACGGGCAAACCGCTGCCCGGCGAGGTCAGCCTGTCGGCCGCGATGGCGATGCGGGCGCGCGGCCAGAAGCCGCCCGACGGCGGCGCCATCGTCAGGATCACCACGCCCGACACCGCGTCGGGGTTCTGGCACCGCGAAGAGCTGGTCTACCTGCCGCCGGCCTGGTTCACCGCCGATCCGTCGCCGGTCTTGCCCGCCGTGATGATGATCGGCGGTCAACTGGGGACGCCGGAGGACTGGTTCCGCTCGGGCGGGGCCAAGCAGGTCATCGACGACTTCGCCAAGGACCACTCCGGGTTCGCGCCGGTGTTCGTCTTCCCCGACGCGTCCGGGAGCTTCGCCAACGACACCGAGTGCGTCAACGGGCCGCGCGGCCACGCCGCCGACCACCTGACGAAGGAGATCATCCCCACCGTGGTGTCGACGTTCGGCACCAGCCCGGATCGCACCGGGTGGGGCATCGCCGGCTGGTCGATGGGCGGCACGTGCGCCATCACGCTGACGGCCCGCGACCCGCAACTGTTCAGCGCCTTCCTCGACATCGACGGCGACGCCTTTCCCAACGCGGGCGAGTCGGAGCAGGACACGATCGACACGCTGTTCGGCGGCAACGCCGACGCCTTCCGGTCGTTCGATCCGGCCATGGTGATGGCGGCACACGGGCCCTATCCGCCGACGGCGGGCTGGATCAACGTCTCCGACGACATCCCGACCATCTACCGCGCCGGGCAGAGCCACGGGGCCCGCGACCCGGGGCCGCGGCCGTATCCCAGCGATCGCCCGACCATCGCGAACTACCTGTGCGCCGTGGCAAGCAGCAACGGTATCGACTGCTCGGTGGTGAGCATCCCCAGCAATCACGACTGGCCGTCGGGCGGCCAGGCCCTGCGCCATGCCCTGCCGTGGCTGGCGGGCCGCCTCGGCACCCCCGACGTACCCCAGATCCCGCTGCCGGGCGTGCCTCCGACCACCAGCTGA
- a CDS encoding Rv3235 family protein: MGQPLSSRRPLRLEPLENPVPPPHPPAHRTSSISPVIDYEPPPVGAPAHGPCPTPSPAAMRRPTVRTLRPAPAAATPRRAEPPLPRAAAVFADTALRRVLEVTNRRRPVAQLRPLLVPGLYDAVASMVAHAPPGAAVLQRIRLRPAYTVDGETRAAEVFATYTRGPRTRAIAGRVELLEGQWKVTALQIG; the protein is encoded by the coding sequence CTCCAGCAGACGCCCCCTCCGACTCGAACCGCTGGAGAACCCCGTGCCCCCACCGCATCCCCCGGCCCACCGCACGTCCTCCATCTCGCCGGTCATCGACTACGAACCGCCGCCGGTGGGCGCGCCCGCGCACGGACCGTGCCCGACCCCGTCCCCCGCCGCCATGCGACGGCCCACGGTGCGGACGCTGCGACCGGCCCCCGCCGCGGCCACCCCGCGCCGGGCCGAACCGCCGCTCCCCCGCGCCGCGGCGGTCTTCGCCGACACCGCGCTACGCCGGGTGCTTGAAGTGACCAACCGGCGCCGACCCGTCGCACAGCTGCGCCCGCTCCTGGTACCGGGCCTCTACGACGCGGTCGCGTCGATGGTGGCCCATGCGCCGCCGGGCGCCGCGGTCCTGCAGCGGATCCGGCTGCGTCCCGCGTACACCGTCGACGGCGAGACGCGGGCCGCCGAGGTCTTCGCGACCTACACGCGCGGACCGCGCACACGGGCCATCGCGGGTCGCGTCGAGCTGCTCGAGGGGCAGTGGAAGGTGACCGCGCTCCAGATCGGCTGA